From a single Bacteroidales bacterium genomic region:
- a CDS encoding type II toxin-antitoxin system VapC family toxin, producing the protein MKNKFYLLDTNVVVNLFRGNQQTLDKLNEIEQLNISSIVYGELSYGVENATNKEKHIKQLISFSKSCSIIPVTKSTSKIYGIIKTQLKTKGKPIPENDIWIAAHTIEHNAVLLSDDKHFKLIEGLLTEQII; encoded by the coding sequence ATGAAAAATAAATTCTATTTACTTGATACAAATGTTGTTGTCAATTTATTTCGCGGGAATCAACAGACATTAGATAAACTTAATGAAATTGAACAATTAAATATTTCTTCAATAGTTTATGGTGAACTTTCATATGGTGTTGAAAATGCAACAAACAAAGAAAAACATATAAAACAGCTTATTTCATTTTCAAAATCTTGTTCTATTATACCGGTTACAAAGTCCACATCAAAAATATACGGAATAATAAAAACACAACTTAAAACAAAAGGCAAGCCTATTCCTGAAAACGATATTTGGATAGCTGCTCATACAATTGAACATAATGCTGTTTTATTATCTGATGACAAGCATTTCAAATTAATTGAAGGCTTATTAACAGAACAAATAATATAA
- a CDS encoding IS1595 family transposase translates to MIDKKFIGVVLFDFIKTFKADEDCMEYLSSIKWADGYRCKKCGNTNFCKGRKPFSRRCTRCKYDESPTVNTMFDKCKFPLLTAFHIAFKISTKKKGMSTLELHREFGLRQKTCWNFKKKIQIIMKSSQRFPLTGEVHVDEFFIGGPEKNMQGRGAEKKRLVVIAIEKVADGIGRAYGEVIENASSKALLPFFRSYIKPNTKILTDEWNGYKPLLKEYPNMLQIPSDKGNNFPDLHIHIMNLKGWLRGIHHHCSKEHLQGYLDEFHFRHNRRNNMDTIFHKLIERMVNKKLIC, encoded by the coding sequence ATGATAGATAAAAAATTTATTGGTGTGGTATTATTTGATTTTATTAAGACTTTTAAAGCAGACGAAGACTGCATGGAATATTTATCTTCAATTAAATGGGCAGATGGTTACCGATGCAAGAAATGTGGCAATACTAATTTTTGTAAAGGCAGGAAACCATTTTCCAGAAGATGTACTCGTTGTAAATACGATGAAAGTCCTACTGTAAACACCATGTTTGATAAATGTAAGTTTCCATTATTAACAGCTTTTCATATTGCATTTAAAATAAGTACAAAAAAGAAAGGTATGTCAACATTAGAATTGCACCGAGAATTTGGACTGCGGCAAAAAACATGTTGGAATTTTAAGAAGAAGATACAAATTATAATGAAAAGCAGTCAGAGATTTCCATTAACAGGAGAAGTACATGTAGATGAATTTTTTATTGGCGGGCCGGAAAAGAATATGCAAGGAAGAGGAGCAGAAAAGAAAAGGTTGGTTGTAATTGCGATTGAAAAGGTTGCTGATGGTATTGGCAGAGCTTATGGAGAAGTAATTGAAAATGCATCTTCAAAAGCATTATTACCATTTTTCAGATCATATATTAAACCAAACACTAAGATACTAACTGACGAATGGAATGGATATAAACCATTATTAAAAGAATATCCAAATATGTTGCAAATACCATCAGACAAAGGCAATAATTTTCCAGACCTTCATATTCACATTATGAATTTAAAAGGTTGGCTTAGAGGAATACACCATCATTGTAGCAAAGAACATTTGCAAGGTTACTTAGATGAATTTCATTTTAGACATAATAGAAGAAATAATATGGATACAATATTCCATAAGCTTATTGAAAGAATGGTTAATAAAAAGCTTATATGCTAA
- a CDS encoding RecQ family ATP-dependent DNA helicase, translating to MSTYKQILTKYWGYSEFRPLQEEIIKSFADEKKDVLGLLPTGGGKSIIFQVPTLAKEGMCLVVTPLIALMKDQVENLNQRNIKAAAVYSGMSTGEIDLVMNNAVFGAYKFLYLSPERLATRMFITRLPDMKINYVAVDEAHCISQWGYDFRPSYLNIAKIREFIPDVPFIGLTATATPRVAEDIQEKLNFKEKNVFRLSFERKNLIYVVREVEDKLKYLLKIAVKQVGTGIIYVRSRKSSYEIAKYLNEKGINADYYHAGIDSALKNIKQNRWKTNKIRVIVATNAFGMGIDKPDVRFVIHYDMPDSPEAYFQEAGRGGRDGKASYAVLLFQKADIINLKKRISSNFPEIKTIKDVYNAVCNYYEIPVGKGKGLIRLFSIRDFVTKFKMQIKAVLSSLKVLQNEGYIDFTEDDFTPSKVFFSVSRDDLYKYQVANKQFDDFIKLLLRLYTGLFSNYTSIDEEYLAKRANTKTEIIYNYLELLAKQEIIKYVPQRKTPFIIFTSERLEDKNLFISKENYEKRKERYFNRVNAILHYAESTAKCRSQILLSYFGEKNPYRCGECDVCRRRNKLDLSTYEFDLVNSEVKALLVKAPMDIDVLVDQVNCDDKKVIKVIRWLIDNEKIEYTIDKRLTWVSV from the coding sequence TTGAGTACCTACAAACAAATATTGACCAAATATTGGGGTTATTCCGAGTTTAGACCTTTACAAGAGGAGATTATTAAATCATTTGCAGATGAAAAAAAAGATGTTCTCGGATTATTGCCTACCGGAGGAGGTAAATCAATTATTTTCCAAGTACCCACACTTGCCAAAGAAGGTATGTGTTTGGTTGTTACACCTTTAATTGCTTTAATGAAAGATCAAGTTGAGAATCTTAATCAACGTAATATAAAAGCAGCTGCGGTGTATTCCGGTATGTCAACCGGCGAAATTGATTTGGTAATGAACAATGCCGTATTCGGAGCATATAAATTTTTATATCTGTCTCCTGAACGTCTCGCAACAAGAATGTTTATTACCAGATTGCCTGATATGAAGATCAACTATGTTGCCGTAGATGAGGCACATTGTATTTCTCAATGGGGTTACGATTTCCGACCTTCCTATTTAAATATTGCAAAAATAAGAGAATTTATTCCCGATGTTCCTTTTATCGGATTAACGGCAACAGCTACACCGAGAGTTGCCGAAGATATTCAAGAGAAGCTTAATTTCAAGGAGAAAAATGTATTTCGTTTAAGTTTTGAGAGGAAGAATCTGATTTATGTGGTCAGAGAAGTTGAAGATAAATTGAAATATCTGTTAAAAATTGCTGTAAAGCAAGTCGGAACAGGCATAATTTATGTCAGAAGCAGAAAATCTTCTTATGAAATTGCAAAATATCTGAACGAAAAAGGAATTAATGCAGATTATTATCATGCCGGAATTGATTCTGCTTTGAAAAACATTAAGCAAAATCGTTGGAAAACTAATAAGATTAGGGTAATAGTTGCAACAAATGCATTCGGAATGGGCATTGATAAACCGGATGTAAGGTTTGTTATACATTATGATATGCCGGATTCTCCTGAAGCGTATTTTCAAGAAGCAGGGCGGGGGGGAAGAGACGGTAAAGCTTCCTATGCTGTTTTATTATTTCAAAAAGCAGATATAATTAATCTTAAAAAAAGAATTTCTTCAAACTTTCCTGAAATAAAAACCATTAAAGATGTTTATAATGCTGTTTGTAATTATTATGAAATTCCTGTCGGCAAAGGTAAAGGCTTGATCAGGCTTTTCAGCATCCGTGATTTTGTAACAAAATTTAAAATGCAAATCAAAGCAGTATTGAGTAGCTTGAAAGTGCTTCAGAATGAGGGGTATATTGATTTTACTGAAGATGATTTTACACCGTCAAAGGTTTTCTTTTCTGTAAGCAGGGACGATCTTTACAAATACCAAGTAGCTAATAAACAATTTGATGATTTTATTAAGTTACTCTTAAGATTATACACAGGATTGTTTTCGAATTACACTTCAATTGATGAAGAATATTTGGCTAAGCGTGCAAATACTAAAACGGAAATAATTTATAATTATTTGGAACTTTTGGCAAAACAAGAGATTATAAAATATGTTCCGCAAAGGAAAACGCCTTTTATTATTTTTACATCAGAAAGATTGGAAGATAAGAACTTATTTATTTCCAAGGAAAATTATGAAAAACGAAAAGAACGTTATTTTAACAGGGTAAATGCCATATTACACTACGCCGAAAGTACTGCTAAATGCAGAAGTCAGATTTTGTTGTCTTATTTTGGAGAAAAAAATCCGTACAGATGCGGTGAGTGTGATGTATGCCGAAGAAGAAATAAATTAGATTTAAGCACTTATGAATTTGATCTGGTAAATAGTGAAGTAAAAGCATTACTGGTAAAAGCCCCAATGGATATTGATGTTTTGGTAGATCAGGTAAATTGTGATGACAAAAAAGTAATTAAGGTTATCCGTTGGTTAATTGATAATGAAAAGATTGAATATACAATTGATAAACGATTGACTTGGGTATCTGTATAA
- a CDS encoding cold shock domain-containing protein, which produces MKTGKVKFFNETKGFGFIIDNETEEEYFVHVSGIIDKVKENDEVTFELQEGRKGLNAVDVKLA; this is translated from the coding sequence ATGAAAACAGGAAAAGTTAAATTTTTTAACGAAACTAAAGGTTTCGGATTCATTATTGACAATGAAACTGAGGAAGAATACTTCGTACATGTAAGCGGTATAATTGACAAAGTAAAAGAAAACGATGAAGTTACTTTCGAATTACAAGAAGGCCGTAAAGGTCTTAATGCAGTAGATGTGAAATTAGCTTAA
- a CDS encoding PIN domain-containing protein, which yields MDFCKFNIEPVSIQIAKTTYKLRAKYSFLKTPDALQLASAIHNNCSIFFTNDNKIKNISEIEVTLVTDL from the coding sequence TTGGATTTTTGTAAATTTAATATTGAACCCGTTTCAATTCAAATAGCAAAAACCACTTACAAATTAAGAGCAAAATACAGCTTTCTGAAAACACCTGATGCTTTACAACTTGCTTCAGCAATACATAACAATTGCAGCATTTTTTTTACCAACGATAATAAAATTAAAAATATTTCAGAAATTGAAGTTACTTTAGTTACTGATCTATAG